Below is a window of Candidatus Viadribacter manganicus DNA.
CTTCTCGATGACATAATCTTGCAGCGCCGCCGTAGAGCCCGCGAAGTCGGACGCGGCCATCACTTCAGGGGGACACTCAGGGTGTGCGAGCACGACGACGCCGGGGTGGGCTTCGCGTAGCTCGGCAATGTCTTCGGCCGTGAAGCGTTCATGGACTTCACAACGCCCATGCCACGAGATGATGTGAATGCCGGTCTGTGTCGCGACGTTCTTGGCCAGGTATTCGTCCGGCAGCAGGATAACGCGATCGGTTTTCCACTCGCGCGCTGCCCATTCCACGACCGCGGCGGCGTTGGAGGAGGTGCAGCACACGTCGCTTTCAGCTTTCACATCGGCCGATGTATTGACGTACGTGACGACCGGGACGCCCGGGTAACGCTGCTTGATCAGCCGCACGTCCGCGCCGGTGATTGACGCCGCAAGCGAGCAGCCGGCGCGCATGTCCGGGATCAGCACCGTCTTTTCCGGCGCGAGTATCTTCGATGTCTCGGCCATGAAGTGCACGCCGGCTTGGACGATGATTTCCGCATCAGTCTCTGCGGCTTCGCGCGCCAGCTGGAGAGAGTCGCCGCGGAAATCGCCAACGCAGTGGAAGATCTCCGAGGTCATGTAATTGTGCGCGAGGATGACCGCGTTCTTGGCGCGCTTCATCTTGTTGATAGCGCTGATCAAGGGGGCGTAAGCGGGCCACTCGACCGCCGGAATGACGTGCTTCACGCGCTCGTAAAGCGGCGCGGTCTCGGCGGCGACTTCGGCTGTGTAGGCGAGGCCCCGGCGGGCTGCGGCGTCGAGCGCGCCCCAAGTGCCGTGGACGGCGCGGGGATCACAGCCGCCCTCAGAAGAGGTGAGAGGGGCGTCAATAATGCGGGCCATGGTCGGCCTCCTGCGCCCCGAATGGGCGGCTTATGCTCAGTTGGAGCATATATAGGGCGCGCAAGCTGGCCGAGAAGGCCCCGGCCACACCCTTATGCTACAAATGAGCATAACTGATTTGCGACATTAGCCCTGGGGATTCTCCCATGCAAGCGAAAGGCGACTTTCCCGCCTTTCGCGCGTTAGAAGCGTCGCCAATCGGGAGGACTCCAATGCGCCGTGTTCTGACGCTTATCGCGACCGCCTCTGTGCTTTCGGCCTGCGCGAGCTCTGAGCGGCCTGGTCCGAGCGTTGGCCCAATGCAGCCTGAAACGGCGGTGGCGTTCTCGCTGCAGCCTGGCGCGTTTAACGATATCCCCGATTGGACAACCGTCGATCTTGCTCCGGCGTTGCTCGCTTTCCGCCGCGCCTGCGACGGGCGCCGTCAGCGCGATCCGAGCGCGGCGCTCCCAGGCGGCGGCCAATATGGCGGCACGGTTGCGGACTGGCAGCCTGCGTGCGCAGCTGCGCAAAGCGTGGCGCCTGGCTCTGAACGCGCATTCTTCGAAGCGAATTTCATTCCCAATCTCGTGCGCGGTCCCGGCGAAGCCCGCATCACGGCGTACTACGAGCCGATCATAGAGGCGCGCCGCTTTCCTGACGCTGTCTATTCAGCGCCGCTGGTGCGCAAGCCCGGCGACATGGTGACGGTGGATATCGCTGCCTTCGCCGAAGCTTATGACAATGAAGCACTGCGCGGTGCGCCGCGCGCGCTGACTGGGCAACTTAACGGCGCACAAGTGCGGCCTTATCCCAAACGCGAAGAAATCAATCCATCTACCGATCAAGTGTTCGCATGGGCGCATCCGGTAGACGTCTACAATCTTCAGATCCAAGGTTCCGGCCGCATCGCATTTCCCGATGGCACACAAGCGCGGGCCGCGTTTGCTGCACAGAACGGCTATCGCTGGCGCTCAGCGTTAGGCGCATTGCGCGATAGCGGCCAATTGCAGGGTGGCGCGACGTGGCAGAATTTCCGCGCGTGGAGCGATCGCAATGGCGCCGACGCAACGCGCCAGGCGCTCAATGCGGACCCGTCCTTCGTTTTCTTTCAGGAAGAAGGCATCGACGATCCCGCGGCAGGTCCGCGCGGTGCTGCGGGCGTGCCGCTGACGCCAATGGGTTCGATCGCGGTCGATCCCGCCTTCCATCCCTATGGCGCTGTCGTCTTCGTTGACGCGCAATATGACGGCCAACCGTTCCGCCATCTCTTTGTCGCGCAAGATACGGGCGGCGCAATTCGTCGTGGGCCACAACGCGGGGATGTGTTCTTTGGCTCTGGCGCCGATGCCGGGCGCGGCGCCGAGCGCATGAACTCACCAGCGCGCTGGTGGACGCTCATTCCCCGCAGCGTGCCGACGTCCTAACGATGCAGGCGCGATGGAAGTATGTCTGTTGCGGTGATGATGCCGGACATGGAGGTCTTGAAACTTTCGATCCGTCGATTATCCGTGTCCCGTACGTCGAGACCGAGGGCATTGCCCGCAATCGACTGATTTCTGCTGGTTTTGCGACCCTTCACGGCGAATGTTACGGCCATTCTACGCCTCTTGGGATTTCAAGCCGCCCGCATCAGGACGCGGCATTGCTCCGTGCGCGAATAGGCTAGCTGCGCTAGGTGGTTCTGCAGCTATGCTCGTTCAGCTAGCATTCAGGCGCGACTGCAAAGGTGCGCGTGGGGGGGGGGGGAGTGCGATCGAGATGGGCGGGAACCATGCGACGTATCGCTTTTAGTTTGGCGGCCGCCGCAGCTCTTACGGGCTGCGCGACCGCGGCCAACCCGCCGTATGCGCGACCGGTGACCACAACCATCTCTCCGCCGATTTCGAGTGCGGCGAACATTTACACCAACGCACCGCGTGCGCCGCTCCATAGCGAACTCTTTGCTTGCCACTCCTATGGTTCGAACCTCGGCCTGATCGGTCAACGCGGTGAAGCGACGAACTACACGCCGTACGTCGAAACACCCGCAGGGTCGTTGTTGCGCAATCCAACGGAAGTTGGGTGTCTCTCGTCAGGCTTCGGCTATCGCGGCACGGCGACGGGTGGCGGACGCCAACACAACGGCATCGATCTCGCCAATCGCGAGGGCGGCTTCATCTATGCTGCCGGCAACGGACGCGTAGTCACGGCCGACTATCGCGGTGGCTACGGCAATTTCATCGAGATCGATCACGGCAACGGCGTGCACACGCGATACGCGCATTTGGTGGAGATCGATCCAAATCTTCGTCCCGGCATGAGCATCGCCGAAGGTACGCCAATGGGGCGCATGGGCATGACCGGCAACGCGACCGGCGTGCACCTGCATTATGAGATTGCGATCGATGGCTTGCTTGTCGATCCGATCAATTATGGCGTGCCGCAGCCGTATCAAACGACGCCGGTTGCGCAGACTTACCAGCAACCGGTTCCGATTGAGGCGCCGCAAGTCATAGAGCTCGAAGAGCCCGCGATGGAGCAACCGATCCCGCCGCCATTGCAAAGCTATCCCGAGCCGGTGCGGCTACAACGGCCGGACGGCTTCAACTAGGCGCCGGCGCACGCGTCGATTGACCATATACGACGCGCCATTCGCCATCCCGCAGCGCCCAGATGTCGATGTATCGGATGGTGACGTTGATTGGCGTTCCGCCTTCGCTCCATGAGAGCGTAACAGCGCCGCCCAGTGCAGCGCCATCGCTCCAAATGTGCTCGACGGGCTCAGTGATGGTGACAGGCGCGCGGGCGAAGCCATCGGCGCTCCAGAACGCAACGAGATCGGCTTTGTTCTGGCGTGCGCCATCGCTGCCGACGAGGACGTACTCGTCCGCGGTCAATCTTTGCAACGGCTCGGCGTCGCCCGCGATTTGAGCCTCCTCGTAGCGTTGCGCGGCCGAGCGATGCGCGAGTGTCTAGCGGAGTTGAGGGCGCTTCATCGCTGCACGCCATGACAAGCAGAGCAGGCAGAAGCGCCATCAGGATTCGCATCGTGTAACTCCGCTCGCTCAGCGCGCCGTGGCGATCTCCGCCTCGGTTAGGGGCACGCTTGAAATGTCCATCTTCGCGGACCCTTCAACCAGTTCGCGCGAGTGCGAAACATAGAGGATCGTGCGGTTCTGAAGATCGAGAATGCGGCGGATGGCGGTGTTCTTGAAGAACAGGCTGGTGCGTTGATTGAAAATCTCCTCGCCCGAACGTGAGGACTCAATGCCCGCGAGGTTGATGGGGCCAATGCGTTGGCATGACACCGCCGAGTTGGACGGGTTCTCGAACCAATTGCCCTGACGAATGCGGTCCAGCATCGAGCGGTCGAAGTATGCAACGTGGCAAACGACACCGGGGATATCCGGATCCGGAAGCGCCTCCACCATGATCTCGTTGCCGAGCAAATCGTTCGAGAATTCGCCAACCTGAGTGTCGCGATCTCCGCACGCCGCGAGCGCGCACGCCATCACAGCGGCAAGCGCCGCCTTAAGCTTCAAAGACAAAGGAACCTCCTGTGCAGCCAACACGGGGATGCGCCGGCGTGAAAATTGTTCCGTCACTCGCCGCGCGGTGCGGGGACATGGACGCCGCCAACTGGCCGTTCGTTCAGCGTGTCCAAGCGTGCGCGAAAGAGTTCGGCGGGGCGGCCACCCGCGCTTGTATCGACTTGGCCTGTACCTTCGACCAGCCCGGTGCGGTCGAGGAGGCGGCGGAAATTTTGCTTGTGAAGCTCAAGGCCCGCTATGGCTTCGACGACGCGCTGCAGGTGCAGCAAGGTGAATTGCGCTGGCGCCAGTTCGAAAACGACTGGCCGGTATTTGATTTTTGCACGCAGGCGCCCGATTGCCGTGGCGAGGATGCGTCTGTGGTCGGATGCCATCGGCTCTCCCAGACCAGCTTCGCTTTGCATGGTGACGGCTGGCTTGCCATCGAAACGGGCGCGGTCGCGCTCGGCTTCTGGCGCTAGCCCTGCTTCGTAGAGAAGCTCATAGCGCTCGAGCGAGCGTTCCTCGTTCCAGACCGCGCCATCAAGTGCGAACGCCAAACGCACGCGCGCGCGCCGTTGCGAGACAGATTCGGCGTCTTTAGTCGCTTGGGCCCAATCTTTCAGACGTGGGGCGATGATTTCATCGATCACACCAGGCCGCCCGCCGCGCCAGTCCTCCCACGGGAAGAAATCGTACCAGGAGCGCCAGCGCGCCGCTGCGCGATCAAGCACGGCCCGCGATGGTGTAAGCGCGAGATACGAAATCGAGATGACCCGCTCCGAGCCGGCGCTTTCTGCAATCGGCATTTCTCGGCCGCGATCGCCAAACGTGTAGAGTTGTTCGGCATAGCCAATGTTGAAGCCCGTCTGCTCCTTCACCCAACCACGTAGCGAAAGCTCTAGTGTCCGGTCGCCGGCCGGATCGAACGGACCGAATGGCAGTCCCGCGGCGTCGCCGCCATCTTTCGTGACGACGACATAGGGCGCATCCTCGGTGATGGCGACGATGACAGCCGACAGACCAATGATGACGCGCGCTTCGCTCATGCCGCGAACTGTGACGTGAGCTGGAACGGTTCGGCTTCCTTGATGTCGGGCCAGCGCGGATAGCCCCGGCCGATCGCCTCGATGGCCGCATTCATCCGGCC
It encodes the following:
- the nadA gene encoding quinolinate synthase NadA, which produces MARIIDAPLTSSEGGCDPRAVHGTWGALDAAARRGLAYTAEVAAETAPLYERVKHVIPAVEWPAYAPLISAINKMKRAKNAVILAHNYMTSEIFHCVGDFRGDSLQLAREAAETDAEIIVQAGVHFMAETSKILAPEKTVLIPDMRAGCSLAASITGADVRLIKQRYPGVPVVTYVNTSADVKAESDVCCTSSNAAAVVEWAAREWKTDRVILLPDEYLAKNVATQTGIHIISWHGRCEVHERFTAEDIAELREAHPGVVVLAHPECPPEVMAASDFAGSTAALQDYVIEKRPAKVVLLTECSMSDNVAQAAPDVDFVRPCNLCPHMKRITLEGIYDALAEMKHEVTIPEDVRARAKQAIQRMLDLPKEKPRAFATGRAPVAVELV
- a CDS encoding NUDIX hydrolase, coding for MSEARVIIGLSAVIVAITEDAPYVVVTKDGGDAAGLPFGPFDPAGDRTLELSLRGWVKEQTGFNIGYAEQLYTFGDRGREMPIAESAGSERVISISYLALTPSRAVLDRAAARWRSWYDFFPWEDWRGGRPGVIDEIIAPRLKDWAQATKDAESVSQRRARVRLAFALDGAVWNEERSLERYELLYEAGLAPEAERDRARFDGKPAVTMQSEAGLGEPMASDHRRILATAIGRLRAKIKYRPVVFELAPAQFTLLHLQRVVEAIAGLELHKQNFRRLLDRTGLVEGTGQVDTSAGGRPAELFRARLDTLNERPVGGVHVPAPRGE
- a CDS encoding CreA family protein, whose protein sequence is MSLKLKAALAAVMACALAACGDRDTQVGEFSNDLLGNEIMVEALPDPDIPGVVCHVAYFDRSMLDRIRQGNWFENPSNSAVSCQRIGPINLAGIESSRSGEEIFNQRTSLFFKNTAIRRILDLQNRTILYVSHSRELVEGSAKMDISSVPLTEAEIATAR
- a CDS encoding murein transglycosylase A, whose product is MRRVLTLIATASVLSACASSERPGPSVGPMQPETAVAFSLQPGAFNDIPDWTTVDLAPALLAFRRACDGRRQRDPSAALPGGGQYGGTVADWQPACAAAQSVAPGSERAFFEANFIPNLVRGPGEARITAYYEPIIEARRFPDAVYSAPLVRKPGDMVTVDIAAFAEAYDNEALRGAPRALTGQLNGAQVRPYPKREEINPSTDQVFAWAHPVDVYNLQIQGSGRIAFPDGTQARAAFAAQNGYRWRSALGALRDSGQLQGGATWQNFRAWSDRNGADATRQALNADPSFVFFQEEGIDDPAAGPRGAAGVPLTPMGSIAVDPAFHPYGAVVFVDAQYDGQPFRHLFVAQDTGGAIRRGPQRGDVFFGSGADAGRGAERMNSPARWWTLIPRSVPTS
- a CDS encoding M23 family metallopeptidase — translated: MRRIAFSLAAAAALTGCATAANPPYARPVTTTISPPISSAANIYTNAPRAPLHSELFACHSYGSNLGLIGQRGEATNYTPYVETPAGSLLRNPTEVGCLSSGFGYRGTATGGGRQHNGIDLANREGGFIYAAGNGRVVTADYRGGYGNFIEIDHGNGVHTRYAHLVEIDPNLRPGMSIAEGTPMGRMGMTGNATGVHLHYEIAIDGLLVDPINYGVPQPYQTTPVAQTYQQPVPIEAPQVIELEEPAMEQPIPPPLQSYPEPVRLQRPDGFN